Proteins from a single region of Crassaminicella profunda:
- the pflA gene encoding pyruvate formate-lyase-activating protein — protein sequence MGRIHSIESMGLVDGPGIRTVVFFQGCKLRCAYCHNPDTWDVHKGKEIAVNELMKKVLRFKPYFKTSGGGITCSGGDPLVQPEFLIEFLKSCKEHGIHTALDTSGFGNGKYEEILKYTDLVILDVKHVNGNGYKKLTGGNIEAFEKFKEALIKTSVKLWIRHVVVPGITDSKEHIKKLKKIIKEFENVEKIELLPYHHLGINKYEKMGICYKLDGVQPMSKERTLELEKYLNIV from the coding sequence ATAGGAAGAATTCATTCTATTGAGAGTATGGGACTTGTAGATGGTCCTGGCATAAGAACGGTAGTATTTTTTCAAGGGTGCAAGTTAAGATGTGCCTATTGTCACAATCCAGATACTTGGGATGTTCATAAAGGAAAAGAAATAGCAGTTAATGAACTTATGAAAAAAGTGTTAAGATTTAAACCTTATTTCAAGACTTCAGGAGGAGGGATAACCTGTTCAGGAGGCGATCCCCTCGTGCAGCCTGAGTTTTTAATAGAGTTTTTGAAATCATGTAAAGAACATGGTATTCATACAGCTTTAGATACATCTGGCTTTGGAAACGGAAAATATGAAGAAATACTAAAGTATACAGACTTAGTAATTTTAGATGTAAAACATGTAAATGGAAATGGATATAAGAAATTGACAGGTGGAAATATTGAAGCATTTGAAAAATTCAAAGAAGCTTTAATAAAGACATCTGTGAAACTATGGATAAGACATGTGGTTGTTCCAGGAATAACAGACAGTAAAGAGCATATAAAGAAACTTAAAAAGATTATAAAAGAGTTTGAAAATGTAGAAAAAATTGAATTGCTTCCCTATCATCATTTAGGTATTAATAAATATGAAAAAATGGGAATATGCTATAAACTAGATGGGGTTCAACCAATGAGTAAAGAAAGAACGTTGGAACTTGAAAAATATTTAAATATTGTTTAA
- the pflB gene encoding formate C-acetyltransferase, which translates to MLRKEWTGFIQGNWTEEIDVRDFIQKNYTPYEGDESFLGGITEKTEKVWNICKNMCQDELKKGVLDIDTKNVSGIDNFKPGYIDQENEVVVGLQTDGPLKRIVNPFGGIRMAKSALESYGYEMDSVMDEVFQNYRKTHNQGVFDVYPKETKIARSAGLLTGLPDAYGRGRIIGDYRRISLYGIDFLVEEKIKDLENLKGAMNEELIRKREEVAEQIKAFKKIKNMALTYGIDISRPAQNAKEAVQFIYFGYLAGIKENNGAAMSLGRVSTFIDIYIEKDLKNGVISEREAQEIIDQFVIKLRMVRHLRTPEYNELFAGDPNWITEAIGGMGIDGNTLVSKTSFRFLHTLTNLGSSPEPNITVLWSEKLPENFKKYCTKMSIMTDSIQYENDDIMRPIYGDDYGIACCVSAMKLGKQMQFFGARCNLAKALLYAINGGIDEKKGTLVVPDIEKNEDDVLDYNKVKENYFKVLEYVAKLYVNTMNIIHYMHDKYAYEAGQMSLHDTEVGRIMAFGVAGLSVAADSLSAIKYAKVKPIRNRGIAVDFQIDGEFPTYGNDDNQVDEIAVEIVKKFIKELKKHKTYRDAEHTLSVLTITSNVVYGEKTGATPDGRKMGEAFAPGANPMHGRDKNGALASLNSVAKIPYKDVCQDGVSNTFTIVPEALGKDEKNRINNLVCILDGYFSQGAHHLNVNVLNRETLIDAMDHPEKYPTLTIRVSGYAVNFNRLTRKQQLEVISRTFHENMVV; encoded by the coding sequence TGTTTCAGGAATAGATAATTTTAAGCCAGGCTATATAGATCAGGAAAATGAAGTTGTTGTAGGACTGCAAACAGATGGGCCATTAAAGAGAATTGTCAATCCTTTCGGTGGTATTAGAATGGCAAAGTCTGCTCTTGAGTCTTATGGATATGAAATGGATAGTGTGATGGATGAGGTATTTCAAAATTATAGAAAGACTCATAATCAAGGAGTATTTGATGTATATCCAAAAGAGACAAAAATAGCAAGATCTGCAGGACTTCTGACAGGCCTTCCAGATGCTTATGGAAGAGGACGAATTATAGGGGATTATAGAAGAATTTCACTTTATGGAATAGACTTTTTGGTAGAGGAAAAAATAAAGGATCTTGAAAATTTAAAGGGAGCTATGAATGAAGAGCTCATTAGAAAGAGAGAAGAGGTAGCAGAACAAATAAAAGCATTCAAGAAAATAAAAAATATGGCACTTACTTACGGAATAGATATTTCAAGACCTGCTCAAAATGCTAAAGAAGCCGTTCAATTTATATATTTTGGATATTTAGCAGGTATAAAAGAAAATAATGGTGCTGCTATGTCTCTTGGAAGAGTCAGTACTTTCATTGATATATACATTGAAAAAGATTTGAAAAATGGTGTTATATCTGAAAGAGAGGCGCAAGAAATCATTGATCAATTTGTCATAAAACTTAGAATGGTAAGACATTTAAGAACACCAGAGTATAATGAATTATTTGCAGGAGATCCAAATTGGATTACGGAGGCTATTGGAGGAATGGGAATTGATGGAAATACCTTGGTTAGTAAAACGTCTTTCAGATTTTTGCATACTTTGACCAATTTAGGTTCATCGCCAGAACCCAATATAACTGTTTTATGGTCTGAAAAACTTCCTGAAAACTTCAAAAAATATTGTACGAAGATGTCTATTATGACGGATTCTATTCAGTATGAGAATGATGATATTATGAGACCTATTTATGGAGATGATTATGGCATTGCTTGTTGTGTTTCAGCTATGAAGCTTGGAAAGCAGATGCAGTTTTTTGGTGCTAGATGTAATCTTGCAAAAGCTCTTTTATATGCAATTAATGGTGGGATAGATGAGAAAAAAGGGACTTTAGTTGTACCTGATATTGAAAAAAATGAAGATGACGTATTAGATTATAATAAAGTAAAAGAAAATTATTTTAAAGTTTTAGAATATGTAGCCAAGCTTTATGTAAATACCATGAACATTATTCATTATATGCATGACAAATATGCATATGAAGCAGGACAAATGAGTTTACATGATACAGAGGTTGGTAGAATTATGGCTTTTGGAGTGGCAGGTTTATCAGTAGCAGCAGATTCATTAAGTGCAATAAAATATGCAAAAGTAAAACCTATTAGAAACAGGGGCATAGCAGTAGACTTTCAAATAGATGGAGAATTTCCTACGTATGGAAATGATGATAATCAAGTAGATGAAATAGCTGTTGAAATTGTGAAGAAATTTATTAAAGAATTGAAAAAACATAAGACCTATCGAGATGCAGAACATACTTTATCAGTACTTACGATTACTTCAAATGTGGTATATGGTGAAAAGACAGGAGCAACACCAGATGGAAGAAAAATGGGAGAAGCTTTTGCACCAGGAGCTAATCCTATGCATGGAAGAGACAAAAATGGTGCGTTGGCATCCCTCAATTCTGTTGCAAAGATTCCTTATAAGGATGTTTGTCAAGATGGGGTTTCAAATACATTTACAATAGTACCTGAAGCCTTAGGGAAAGATGAAAAGAATAGAATTAATAATTTAGTATGCATATTAGATGGGTACTTTTCTCAAGGAGCACATCATTTGAATGTAAATGTGTTAAATAGAGAAACCCTTATAGATGCTATGGATCATCCTGAAAAGTATCCAACACTTACGATTAGAGTATCTGGTTATGCTGTTAATTTCAATAGGCTTACAAGAAAACAGCAGCTAGAAGTAATCAGTAGAACATTCCATGAAAATATGGTTGTATAG